Proteins encoded together in one Yersinia mollaretii ATCC 43969 window:
- the fabA gene encoding bifunctional 3-hydroxydecanoyl-ACP dehydratase/trans-2-decenoyl-ACP isomerase has product MVDKRESYTKEDLEASGRGELFGAGGPPLPAGNMLMMDRVVKMTEDGGTYGKGYVEAELDINPDLWFFGCHFIGDPVMPGCLGLDAMWQLVGFYLGWLGGEGKGRALGVGEVKFTGQVLPDAKKVTYRINFKRIIMRKLIMGVADGEVLVDGKVIYTATDLKVGLFKDTAAF; this is encoded by the coding sequence ATGGTAGATAAACGCGAATCCTATACAAAAGAAGACCTTGAAGCATCAGGCCGTGGCGAGCTGTTTGGCGCTGGCGGGCCACCATTGCCCGCAGGCAATATGTTAATGATGGACCGTGTCGTCAAAATGACAGAAGACGGCGGCACCTATGGCAAAGGTTATGTGGAAGCGGAACTGGATATCAATCCAGACCTATGGTTCTTCGGTTGCCACTTTATCGGCGACCCAGTAATGCCTGGTTGCCTGGGCCTTGATGCCATGTGGCAGCTGGTCGGTTTCTATCTTGGCTGGTTGGGCGGCGAAGGAAAAGGCCGTGCACTGGGTGTAGGTGAAGTTAAGTTCACCGGTCAGGTTCTACCTGATGCTAAAAAAGTGACATATCGTATTAATTTTAAACGTATTATCATGCGTAAATTAATTATGGGCGTTGCAGATGGCGAAGTATTGGTTGATGGCAAAGTGATTTACACCGCCACCGACTTGAAAGTAGGCTTGTTTAAAGATACTGCTGCTTTCTAA
- the matP gene encoding macrodomain Ter protein MatP, with product MKYQQLENLESGWKWAYLVKKHREGEAITRHIENSAATDAVEQLVKLESEPVKVLAWIDVHMNPQLATRMKQTIRARRKRHFNAEHQHTRKKSIDLEFLVWQRLAALARRRGNTLSETVVQLIEDAERKEKYANQMSSLKQDLQDILGKES from the coding sequence ATGAAATATCAACAACTGGAAAATTTAGAAAGTGGTTGGAAATGGGCGTATTTGGTAAAAAAACACCGTGAAGGTGAAGCCATTACCCGACATATCGAAAACAGTGCAGCTACGGATGCCGTAGAGCAACTGGTTAAACTGGAAAGTGAACCAGTGAAGGTGTTGGCGTGGATCGATGTACATATGAACCCGCAACTGGCGACTCGGATGAAGCAGACTATCCGCGCTAGACGTAAACGACACTTCAACGCAGAGCACCAGCATACCCGCAAAAAATCAATCGATTTGGAGTTTTTGGTGTGGCAACGTTTGGCAGCCCTTGCCCGACGCCGTGGCAATACACTTTCAGAGACAGTAGTTCAGTTGATTGAAGATGCTGAGCGCAAAGAGAAATATGCCAACCAGATGTCCTCTTTGAAGCAGGATTTGCAGGATATTCTTGGTAAAGAGAGTTAA
- the yccS gene encoding YccS family putative transporter, producing MLTFVTALRRYVYNSSLLYYVRIFIALAGVTAVPWWIEQPKLTIPLTLGVVAAALTDLDDRLAGRLRNLFITLICFFIASASIELLFPYPWLFALGLTFSTCGFILLGALGQRYATIAFGALLIAVYTMLGTSMYHIWYQQPLLLILGAVWYNILTLCGHLIFPIRPLQDNLARCYQQLAHYLEAKANLFDPDIEPDVDQPIIDVAMANGTLVATLNQARASLVTRLKGDRGQRGTRRTLHYYFVAQDIHERASSSHVQYQALREKFRYSDVLFRFQRLLSMQARACMQLSQSILMRQKYQHNPRFERAFTFLDAALARELAQNENVQQVKALSHLLKNLRAIDAQLAGIESEQVLAENPQPESRLSDDRITGWSDIKLRISRHLTPKSALFRHAVRMSVVLCVGYAFIQLTGMRHGYWILLTSLFVCQPNYNATRRRLALRIIGTLAGILIGLPILYFVPSIEGQLILIVITGVLFFAFRNVQYAHATMFITLLVLLCFNLLGEGFEVAAPRVFDTLLGCAIAWVAVSFIWPDWKFRQLPAVVHKTLNANCRYLDAILVQYYQGKDNSLPYRIARRDAHNCDAELASVISNMSAEPNNNKETQEAAFRLLCLNHTMLSYISALGAHREKLTNTATLNLLNDAICYVEGTLEQEQPDSLKMTQVLIGLSTRLQGCNPEPESKDQLVLQQIGLLLELLPELSELNKRISQTS from the coding sequence GTGCTCACTTTCGTCACTGCTTTACGCCGTTATGTCTACAATAGTAGCCTGCTTTATTATGTCCGTATCTTTATCGCGTTGGCGGGAGTAACAGCGGTTCCATGGTGGATTGAACAACCTAAACTGACCATTCCCCTGACACTCGGTGTCGTGGCCGCAGCACTGACTGATCTGGATGACCGCCTGGCCGGGCGGTTACGTAACCTATTCATTACGCTGATCTGTTTTTTTATCGCATCAGCTTCCATTGAGCTTTTATTTCCTTATCCCTGGTTGTTTGCCCTTGGCCTGACCTTCTCAACCTGCGGTTTCATTCTGCTGGGTGCCTTAGGCCAACGCTATGCGACCATTGCCTTTGGCGCGCTGTTAATCGCTGTCTACACCATGCTCGGCACCTCGATGTACCATATTTGGTATCAGCAGCCACTGCTACTGATTCTGGGGGCCGTTTGGTACAACATCTTAACCTTATGCGGGCATCTCATTTTTCCTATCCGCCCCTTACAGGATAACTTGGCCCGCTGTTATCAGCAGCTTGCTCACTATTTAGAAGCCAAAGCCAATCTATTTGACCCCGATATTGAGCCTGATGTCGATCAGCCCATTATTGATGTCGCAATGGCGAACGGCACTTTAGTCGCCACCTTGAATCAAGCCAGAGCCTCACTGGTAACGCGGTTAAAAGGTGACCGGGGCCAGCGCGGGACTCGGCGAACGCTGCACTACTATTTTGTCGCGCAAGATATTCATGAGCGAGCCAGCTCGTCACATGTCCAATATCAAGCGCTGCGGGAGAAATTTCGCTACAGCGATGTCCTCTTCCGTTTTCAGCGCTTATTGAGCATGCAAGCCAGAGCCTGTATGCAACTCTCACAATCCATCTTGATGAGACAAAAGTATCAGCATAATCCCCGTTTTGAACGCGCCTTTACTTTTTTAGATGCGGCACTGGCCAGAGAGCTGGCTCAAAACGAGAATGTGCAACAAGTTAAAGCGCTCTCCCATCTGTTAAAAAACTTGCGGGCGATTGATGCGCAACTGGCGGGGATTGAATCAGAGCAGGTTCTAGCCGAGAACCCACAGCCGGAAAGCCGTTTGTCTGATGATCGTATAACTGGCTGGAGTGATATCAAGCTGCGTATCAGCCGCCATTTGACCCCAAAATCAGCACTGTTTCGTCATGCAGTCCGCATGTCCGTCGTGCTTTGCGTCGGCTATGCATTTATTCAGTTGACTGGTATGCGCCACGGTTATTGGATCTTGCTAACAAGCCTTTTTGTTTGTCAGCCCAACTATAATGCGACTCGCCGCCGACTCGCACTGCGCATCATCGGCACTTTAGCCGGTATACTTATCGGCTTACCTATTCTCTATTTTGTACCGTCAATTGAGGGGCAGTTAATCCTGATTGTGATTACTGGGGTGCTCTTTTTTGCCTTCCGCAATGTTCAATATGCGCATGCCACAATGTTTATTACCTTGCTGGTTTTGTTATGTTTTAACCTATTAGGCGAAGGGTTTGAGGTGGCAGCACCACGGGTCTTCGACACTTTATTGGGGTGCGCCATTGCCTGGGTCGCCGTGAGCTTTATCTGGCCTGACTGGAAATTCCGCCAACTGCCTGCGGTGGTCCACAAAACACTGAATGCGAACTGCCGTTATTTGGATGCCATTCTGGTGCAATACTATCAAGGCAAAGATAACAGCCTGCCCTACCGCATAGCGCGCCGCGATGCGCATAATTGTGATGCCGAGTTAGCCTCCGTCATTTCAAATATGTCAGCAGAACCCAACAACAATAAAGAAACCCAGGAGGCGGCATTCCGTTTGCTCTGCCTGAACCACACTATGCTCAGTTATATCTCCGCGTTAGGTGCTCACCGCGAGAAACTGACCAATACCGCCACACTGAATTTGCTCAACGATGCCATTTGTTATGTCGAAGGCACTCTTGAGCAAGAACAACCCGACAGTTTGAAAATGACACAGGTACTCATTGGCTTATCTACCCGACTGCAAGGGTGCAATCCTGAGCCGGAGAGTAAAGACCAATTGGTTTTACAGCAGATTGGCTTATTGCTTGAACTACTGCCTGAACTCAGTGAACTGAATAAACGTATCAGTCAGACAAGCTAA
- the sulA gene encoding SOS-induced cell division inhibitor SulA: MRTQSLKPYHANYHSLVTRDAAQRVDAPTDSGLISELVYSENQPAVTQLLLPLLQQLGKQSRWLLWLAPQQKLSRQWLQQSGLPAHKVVQLRQINPLSTVDAMEKALLTGNYSVVLGWLPELSEEDRIRLRLAAKLGNAYGFVMHPLDDTKVVQGQCATLKIHSSLYH; the protein is encoded by the coding sequence ATGCGTACTCAATCACTAAAACCTTATCATGCTAATTATCATTCTCTTGTTACCCGCGATGCAGCACAAAGAGTTGATGCTCCAACAGATAGTGGCCTTATCAGTGAACTTGTGTACAGTGAAAACCAGCCTGCAGTAACCCAGCTATTACTTCCTTTATTACAACAGCTTGGTAAGCAATCTCGGTGGCTCTTATGGTTAGCACCGCAGCAGAAATTGAGCCGTCAATGGTTGCAACAATCAGGTTTACCTGCACATAAGGTGGTTCAGCTAAGACAAATCAATCCATTATCGACTGTTGATGCGATGGAAAAAGCATTATTGACGGGGAATTATAGTGTCGTGCTTGGTTGGCTACCGGAGCTATCAGAAGAGGATCGTATCCGATTACGTTTAGCAGCAAAGTTAGGAAATGCTTATGGGTTTGTTATGCACCCATTAGATGACACAAAAGTAGTTCAGGGACAGTGCGCAACGTTAAAAATTCATTCTTCTTTGTATCATTAA
- a CDS encoding AAA family ATPase, producing MTNNRLEWQSLLPNTTPYEALFATASQLEPVPFAVIQPRLENGMTLFCHPQSQPRFMLIKAQESTEYLALIAEAVKELQPEASALFGGDYLIHGHQVTWQPAQRGDERFAAQSRCLYQEWVEPEQLFGCVRWHKDQITLQPGLVHQANGGVLIMSVRALQAQPLMWLRLKQMIVQQRFDWLSPDETRPLPVHIPSMPLDLHLILVGDRLGLGDFHDMEPELGELAIYGEFEVELPLVDIDGMTLWCGYINALLQQKQLPSLSADAWPILFRQAVRYSGDQGSLPLCPQWLTHQLAEAALYAEEEAITANALEVALNARDWRHSYLAERMQDEIELGQILVDTEGQVVGQINGLSVLEYPGHPYAFGEPARISCVVHLGDGEFVDVERKAELGGNIHAKGMMIMQAFLHSELDLDQPLPFSASIVFEQSYGEVDGDSASLAELCALISALSQQPINQQIAVTGSVDQFGNVQPIGGVNEKIEGFFEACQRRGLTGTQGVILPSTNVRHLCLNQTVIEAVQNGQFHLWAVDTVAEALPLLTGVVYADEQQPSLLGIIQERISQVNPQDRRRWPWPLRWLNWFNQG from the coding sequence TTGACCAATAACCGACTTGAATGGCAGTCACTGCTGCCAAACACAACGCCGTATGAAGCGTTATTCGCTACCGCCTCCCAATTGGAGCCTGTTCCTTTTGCCGTGATTCAGCCCCGGTTAGAAAATGGCATGACGCTATTCTGTCATCCACAATCTCAACCGCGCTTTATGCTGATCAAAGCTCAAGAGAGCACCGAGTATCTGGCTTTAATTGCAGAGGCGGTTAAAGAGCTGCAACCTGAGGCTTCAGCCCTGTTTGGTGGCGATTATCTGATACACGGCCACCAAGTCACTTGGCAACCCGCACAGCGTGGTGACGAGCGGTTTGCGGCCCAGTCACGCTGTCTCTATCAGGAATGGGTTGAGCCGGAGCAACTGTTTGGCTGCGTTAGATGGCATAAAGATCAAATCACTCTGCAACCCGGCTTAGTTCATCAGGCTAATGGTGGCGTATTGATCATGTCGGTACGGGCACTACAGGCCCAACCATTAATGTGGTTGCGCTTGAAACAAATGATTGTCCAGCAACGCTTCGATTGGCTCTCTCCTGATGAAACTCGTCCCTTACCGGTACATATCCCCTCCATGCCGTTGGATCTACACCTGATTCTGGTTGGCGACCGTCTGGGACTGGGTGATTTCCATGATATGGAACCTGAATTGGGTGAATTGGCTATTTATGGTGAGTTCGAAGTCGAATTACCGCTAGTCGATATTGATGGCATGACATTATGGTGCGGTTACATTAATGCGCTATTGCAGCAAAAACAGTTACCGTCATTATCGGCCGATGCCTGGCCCATTCTGTTCCGCCAAGCGGTGCGTTACAGCGGTGACCAAGGCAGCCTGCCTTTGTGCCCGCAATGGCTAACCCACCAGCTAGCTGAAGCTGCGCTGTATGCCGAAGAAGAGGCCATTACCGCCAACGCGTTGGAAGTTGCGCTCAATGCTCGCGATTGGCGGCATAGCTACCTTGCAGAGCGGATGCAGGATGAGATAGAGCTGGGCCAAATTCTGGTTGATACGGAAGGGCAAGTTGTCGGCCAGATTAACGGCCTGTCTGTTCTAGAATATCCCGGCCATCCTTATGCCTTCGGCGAACCGGCGCGTATCAGCTGTGTTGTTCACTTGGGTGATGGCGAGTTTGTTGATGTTGAACGAAAAGCCGAACTGGGTGGCAATATCCATGCTAAAGGCATGATGATCATGCAGGCATTCTTGCATTCAGAGCTGGATCTTGATCAGCCACTGCCCTTCTCTGCATCCATTGTTTTTGAGCAATCCTATGGGGAAGTGGACGGCGATAGTGCATCACTCGCCGAACTTTGCGCGTTGATCAGCGCACTCTCACAGCAGCCAATCAATCAACAAATTGCCGTGACAGGCTCTGTTGATCAGTTTGGTAATGTGCAGCCTATTGGTGGCGTGAATGAAAAGATCGAAGGTTTCTTCGAAGCATGCCAACGCCGTGGGCTAACGGGCACTCAGGGGGTCATTTTACCCTCTACCAATGTCCGTCACTTATGCCTTAATCAGACGGTGATTGAAGCTGTACAGAATGGTCAATTCCATCTGTGGGCCGTTGATACGGTGGCTGAGGCATTACCGTTATTAACAGGGGTGGTTTACGCCGATGAGCAACAACCGAGTCTGTTGGGTATAATTCAAGAGCGAATCTCGCAGGTAAATCCTCAGGACAGACGTCGTTGGCCATGGCCATTGCGTTGGCTGAACTGGTTCAACCAGGGCTGA
- a CDS encoding winged helix-turn-helix transcriptional regulator, with amino-acid sequence MQRTRFENTPCPVARSLERVGEWWSILIIRDAFQGLTRFDEFQQSLQLSPTILTRRLKSLVESGILEKRLYNPRPARYEYLLTERGSDFFPIIAALFHWGNQHFAPEGPAVVLVDRRTGAPVEPILLDRQTGQPIRTQDVTLAAGSVRSDIINQRLALMHGKQSVDAMQLPHSIEPQKEKQ; translated from the coding sequence ATGCAAAGAACCCGCTTTGAAAACACCCCCTGTCCGGTAGCCCGCTCTCTTGAGCGAGTAGGAGAGTGGTGGAGCATATTGATCATTCGTGATGCCTTTCAGGGGTTAACACGATTTGATGAATTTCAGCAAAGTTTGCAACTTTCACCCACCATTCTCACCCGCCGCTTAAAGTCTCTGGTAGAGAGCGGCATCCTTGAGAAGCGACTCTATAATCCTCGGCCTGCCCGCTATGAGTATTTATTGACCGAGCGTGGCAGCGATTTTTTCCCCATTATTGCTGCTCTGTTTCACTGGGGTAATCAGCATTTTGCGCCAGAAGGCCCCGCAGTGGTACTGGTGGATCGCCGAACGGGCGCACCTGTCGAGCCCATACTGCTAGACAGACAGACCGGGCAACCTATTCGCACCCAAGATGTCACTCTTGCGGCAGGCTCCGTCAGGAGCGATATAATTAATCAACGGTTGGCACTCATGCATGGCAAGCAGTCCGTCGATGCTATGCAGCTCCCCCACTCAATTGAGCCTCAAAAGGAAAAACAATGA
- a CDS encoding TfoX/Sxy family DNA transformation protein, with amino-acid sequence MENASENKIMQARGCFDFLGQITVRSQFGGYGLLANGIMFAVVSEGELYLRANDQVEGVFRARGMTNFVYAKRGVPVLLRYYWVDAFLWGDERTLRHFAQQAYQGAKTEVLSKKGPTVRLKDLPNLSASLERLLWKAGIKSAAELRLEGAKRCYLKLRALRHSLGINVLLSLAGAISGYHYAALPLMIRIDLIEWFETHISAAYEPA; translated from the coding sequence ATGGAAAACGCATCAGAAAATAAAATCATGCAGGCACGGGGTTGTTTTGATTTTTTAGGCCAGATCACAGTTCGCTCACAATTTGGCGGCTATGGCCTGTTGGCTAATGGGATTATGTTTGCAGTGGTTTCTGAGGGGGAACTGTATCTACGCGCTAATGATCAGGTCGAGGGGGTATTTCGTGCGAGAGGGATGACGAACTTTGTTTATGCCAAACGTGGGGTGCCGGTTTTGCTGCGCTACTATTGGGTAGATGCTTTTCTGTGGGGGGATGAACGCACGCTGCGTCATTTTGCACAACAGGCTTATCAAGGGGCTAAAACTGAGGTTTTAAGCAAAAAAGGCCCGACAGTTCGACTGAAGGATTTACCCAATCTTAGCGCCAGCCTTGAGCGGTTATTATGGAAAGCCGGTATTAAGAGTGCGGCCGAGTTGAGGCTTGAGGGCGCTAAACGCTGCTACTTAAAGTTGCGTGCTTTACGGCACTCGCTGGGGATAAATGTTTTGTTGTCACTGGCGGGCGCTATCAGTGGATATCATTATGCCGCCTTGCCCTTAATGATACGTATTGATCTTATTGAATGGTTTGAGACACACATCAGTGCCGCGTATGAACCAGCCTAA
- the ompA gene encoding porin OmpA — protein MKKTAIALAVALAGFATVAQAAPKDNTWYTGGKLGWSQFQDTGSIINNDGPTHKDQIGAGAFLGYQANQYLGFEMGYDWLGRMPYKGDTNNGAFKAQGVQLAAKLSYPVAQDLDVYTRLGGMVWRADTDGSIDGQRYSAHDTGVSPLVALGAEYAWTKNWATRMEYQWVSNIGDKATVGARPDNGMLSVGVSYRFGQDDVVAPIAPAPAPAPVVDTKRFTLKSDVLFAFNKSTLKPEGQQALDQLYSQLSSIDPKDGSVVVLGFADRIGQPAPNLALSQRRADSVRDYLVSKGIPADKITARGEGQANPVTGNTCDNVKPRAALIECLAPDRRVEIEVKGYKEVVTQPQA, from the coding sequence ATGAAAAAGACAGCTATCGCATTAGCAGTGGCACTGGCAGGTTTCGCTACAGTAGCGCAAGCCGCACCGAAAGATAACACCTGGTACACCGGTGGTAAACTGGGCTGGTCCCAGTTCCAAGATACGGGCTCCATCATTAATAATGACGGCCCAACTCATAAAGACCAAATTGGTGCTGGTGCGTTCTTGGGTTACCAAGCAAACCAATATCTGGGCTTTGAAATGGGATACGACTGGCTTGGCCGTATGCCTTACAAAGGCGACACCAACAACGGTGCTTTCAAAGCGCAAGGCGTTCAGTTGGCCGCTAAACTGAGCTACCCTGTAGCACAGGACTTAGACGTTTACACTCGTCTGGGTGGTATGGTTTGGCGTGCAGATACTGACGGCTCTATTGATGGCCAACGTTACAGCGCACACGACACTGGTGTTTCTCCATTGGTAGCTCTGGGTGCTGAATACGCTTGGACCAAAAACTGGGCAACCCGTATGGAATACCAGTGGGTTAGCAACATCGGTGATAAAGCTACCGTTGGCGCTCGTCCAGACAACGGCATGCTGAGCGTAGGTGTTTCTTACCGTTTCGGTCAGGATGATGTTGTAGCACCAATTGCTCCAGCTCCAGCTCCAGCTCCAGTTGTTGACACTAAGCGTTTCACACTGAAATCTGACGTGCTGTTCGCTTTCAACAAGTCAACTCTGAAACCAGAAGGCCAGCAAGCTCTGGACCAACTGTATTCTCAGCTGAGCTCTATCGATCCTAAAGACGGTTCTGTAGTGGTTCTGGGCTTTGCTGACCGTATCGGTCAACCAGCGCCTAACTTAGCTCTGTCTCAGCGTCGTGCTGACAGCGTGCGTGATTACCTGGTTTCTAAAGGTATCCCTGCTGACAAAATCACCGCTCGCGGTGAAGGTCAAGCGAACCCAGTTACAGGCAACACCTGTGACAACGTGAAACCACGTGCTGCTCTGATCGAGTGCTTGGCACCAGATCGTCGCGTAGAGATCGAAGTTAAAGGCTACAAAGAAGTTGTAACTCAGCCACAGGCTTAA